From Macaca mulatta isolate MMU2019108-1 chromosome 1, T2T-MMU8v2.0, whole genome shotgun sequence, the proteins below share one genomic window:
- the CYMP gene encoding LOW QUALITY PROTEIN: chymosin-like (The sequence of the model RefSeq protein was modified relative to this genomic sequence to represent the inferred CDS: substituted 2 bases at 2 genomic stop codons) produces the protein MRCLVVLLAVFALSKVNAITRVPLHKGKSLRRTLKEHGLLEDFLRNHHYVVSWKHSISGVVASESLTNYLDVSNIVDSHQTVGLSTQDPGDIFTYSEFDGILGLACPSLASEXSVPMFDNMMQRHLVAQDLFSVYMSRNDQGSLLTLGAIDPSYYTGSLHWIPVPVQEYWQFTADSVTIDGVVVACDGGCQAILDTGIFLLVGPGSDLLNIQQAIGATAGQYDEFDIDCRRLSSMSTVVFEIHGKKYPLTPSAYTSQDQGFXTNGFQGDNSSQQWILGGVFIREYYSIFDRANNRVGLAKAV, from the exons ATGAGGTGCCTCGTGGTGCTCCTTGCAGTCTTTGCTCTCTCCAAGGTCAATGCCATCACCAG GGTTCCTCTGCACAAAGGGAAGTCGCTGAGGAGGACCCTGAAGGAGCACGGGCTCCTGGAGGACTTCCTGAGGAATCACCATTATGTGGTCAGCTGGAAGCACTCCATCTCTGGGGTGGTGGCCAGCGAGTCTCTGACCAACTACCTGGAT GTCTCCAACATTGTGGACTCCCACCAGACTGTGGGCCTGAGCACCCAGGATCCTGGCGACATCTTCACCTACTCTGAGTTTGACGGGATCCTGGGGCTGGCCTGTCCCTCTCTTGCCTCTGAGTAGTCAGTGCCCATGTTTGACAACATGATGCAGAGGCACCTGGTGGCCCAAGACCTGTTCTCAGTCTACATGAGCAG GAATGACCAGGGGAGCCTGCTCACGCTGGGGGCCATTGACCCGTCCTACTACACAGGCTCCCTGCACTGGATACCCGTGCCTGTGCAAGAATACTGGCAGTTCACTGCGGACAG TGTCACCATCGATGGCGTGGTGGTGGCCTGTGACGGTGGCTGTCAGGCCATCCTGGACACCGGCATCTTCCTGCTGGTGGGGCCAGGCAGTGACCTCCTCAACATCCAGCAGGCCATTGGAGCCACTGCGGGCCAGTACGATGAG TTTGACATCGACTGCAGGCGCCTGAGCAGCATGTCCACCGTTGTCTTTGAGATCCACGGCAAGAAGTACCCCCTGACACCCTCCGCCTACACCAGCCAG GACCAGGGCTTCTGAACCAATGGTTTCCAGGGTGACAATAGTTCCCAGCAGTGGATCCTGGGGGGTGTCTTCATCCGGGAGTATTACAGCATCTTTGACAGGGCCAATAACCGTGTGGGGCTGGCGAAGGCTGTCTGA